A portion of the candidate division WOR-3 bacterium genome contains these proteins:
- a CDS encoding LytR C-terminal domain-containing protein, which yields MEKGNVLNLKLKMLKLIILFLILLETCDLGKEKISPSDIRVEVLNATGEFHLARIISMELRRNGFDVIRFSNADDTLSKTVIIERKSPDKKYAKILANVIGLNRIDFEPDPQRICEVTLIIGKDYKKVFKNNLLLWK from the coding sequence GTGGAAAAAGGAAATGTTTTGAATTTAAAATTAAAAATGTTAAAACTTATTATCCTCTTTTTGATACTATTAGAAACCTGCGATCTTGGAAAGGAAAAAATTTCACCTTCTGATATAAGGGTTGAAGTTCTTAATGCAACCGGAGAGTTTCATCTTGCAAGGATAATTTCAATGGAATTAAGAAGGAATGGTTTTGATGTGATAAGATTCAGTAATGCTGATGATACTTTAAGTAAAACTGTAATAATTGAGAGAAAAAGTCCTGATAAAAAATATGCAAAAATACTTGCTAATGTAATAGGTTTAAATAGAATAGACTTTGAGCCAGATCCACAGAGAATATGTGAGGTTACTCTTATCATAGGAAAGGATTATAAGAAGGTATTTAAGAATAATCTCCTTCTGTGGAAATAG
- the rsfS gene encoding ribosome silencing factor, whose translation MEIAKYISELIYNKKGENILIIDVRDVLKGICDYFIIATSLSDEHARSIADEIEMKLKKEKGILINHIEGYENGKWVLVDAGEVVVHIFDEETRNFYDLESLYENNKKIRYDEVNRT comes from the coding sequence GTGGAAATAGCAAAATACATTTCAGAATTAATTTACAATAAAAAAGGTGAAAATATTTTAATTATTGATGTAAGGGATGTTTTAAAGGGGATATGTGATTACTTTATAATTGCAACCTCTCTCTCTGATGAGCATGCAAGAAGTATTGCTGATGAAATTGAGATGAAATTAAAAAAGGAAAAGGGAATTTTAATTAATCATATTGAAGGTTATGAAAATGGTAAATGGGTTCTTGTTGATGCAGGTGAAGTTGTTGTTCATATTTTTGATGAGGAAACAAGAAATTTTTATGACCTTGAGTCCCTTTATGAAAATAATAAAAAAATAAGATATGATGAGGTTAATAGAACTTAA
- the argS gene encoding arginine--tRNA ligase: protein MMRLIELKDLIRKIVEEKFGESVNFEIEEPSIKELDADLSFPAFEILKKDKEKLHGLIEELKKTDFFEKVELIKGFVNLKIKKEVIFDAVKILFKSPKKYFKGNKKKEKVLIEYISANPTGPLNVANARAACIGDLMVKAFSISGFISHSEYYYNDAGRQVELLGISLRERVKELKGENFQIPEDGYHGEYLKDLAGEYLRKKSNLSFEEFALKRIIEMQKKSLKKFKTEFTNYVYESEIRKSSLIEETLERLKNYIYKEEGAIFFKSTEFGDEKDRVLVKSNGEYTYFLTDIAYHLYKIKRGYDYIINLWGPDHHGYIKRMEGALKALSFENFYVLIVQQVNLKRGNELLRMSKRKGEIYSLLDLIEEVGKDAARFFLLLRAPSSPLDFDLELAKRMSIDNPLYYVQYAHARTNQIIEFAKKKGFDEVFVPLKINFDEKEREILRKIFLFQDIYEKIRRGFLTHLLPNKLIELASTFHSFYQSERIVNERDEEKTLKRLFIVYSLKNLLKFTLNSMGVSAPLKM from the coding sequence ATGATGAGGTTAATAGAACTTAAAGATTTAATAAGGAAAATAGTTGAGGAAAAATTTGGAGAAAGTGTTAATTTTGAAATTGAAGAACCTTCAATAAAAGAGCTTGATGCAGATCTTTCTTTTCCAGCCTTTGAAATTTTAAAAAAGGATAAGGAAAAGCTTCATGGGTTAATTGAAGAATTAAAGAAAACTGATTTTTTTGAAAAGGTTGAACTCATAAAGGGATTTGTCAATTTAAAGATAAAAAAGGAAGTTATTTTTGATGCTGTAAAAATTCTTTTTAAAAGTCCAAAAAAATATTTTAAAGGTAATAAAAAAAAGGAAAAAGTTTTAATTGAATATATATCAGCTAATCCAACAGGTCCATTAAATGTGGCAAATGCGAGGGCTGCCTGTATAGGAGATTTAATGGTAAAGGCTTTCAGTATAAGTGGATTTATTTCCCATTCAGAATATTACTATAATGATGCAGGAAGACAGGTGGAGCTTTTAGGAATTTCTTTAAGAGAAAGGGTTAAGGAACTTAAAGGTGAAAACTTTCAAATTCCTGAAGATGGTTATCATGGAGAATATTTAAAGGATCTGGCAGGGGAATATTTAAGGAAAAAAAGCAATTTGAGTTTTGAAGAGTTTGCTTTAAAAAGAATAATAGAAATGCAGAAAAAGTCCCTTAAAAAATTTAAAACAGAATTTACAAATTATGTTTATGAAAGTGAAATAAGAAAAAGCTCTTTAATAGAGGAGACCCTTGAGAGGTTGAAAAATTATATATATAAGGAAGAAGGAGCTATTTTTTTTAAAAGCACGGAATTTGGTGATGAAAAAGATAGGGTCCTTGTTAAATCAAATGGTGAGTATACCTATTTTCTTACTGATATTGCCTATCATCTATATAAAATTAAAAGGGGTTATGATTATATTATAAACTTATGGGGTCCTGACCATCATGGATATATAAAAAGAATGGAAGGTGCTTTAAAAGCTCTTTCCTTTGAAAATTTTTATGTTTTAATTGTTCAGCAGGTAAATTTAAAAAGGGGAAATGAACTTTTAAGGATGAGTAAAAGAAAAGGTGAAATTTATTCCCTCTTAGATTTAATAGAGGAGGTTGGAAAGGATGCTGCAAGGTTTTTCCTTTTATTAAGGGCACCCTCTTCACCCCTTGATTTTGACCTTGAACTTGCCAAAAGGATGAGTATAGATAATCCTTTGTATTATGTTCAGTATGCCCATGCAAGGACAAATCAGATTATAGAGTTTGCTAAAAAAAAGGGTTTTGATGAGGTTTTTGTTCCCTTAAAAATAAATTTTGATGAAAAGGAAAGGGAAATTTTAAGAAAGATTTTTTTGTTTCAGGATATATATGAAAAAATAAGAAGGGGATTTTTGACACATCTTTTGCCAAATAAATTAATTGAACTTGCATCTACTTTTCATTCCTTTTACCAATCTGAAAGGATAGTTAATGAAAGGGATGAGGAAAAA